A region of Alteromonadaceae bacterium 2753L.S.0a.02 DNA encodes the following proteins:
- a CDS encoding CBS domain-containing protein codes for MLSLFVEDCMDGNPHALSTSATVRDAINLFTAAHIPGAPVIDENKHLVGYISEQDCLKEMLNDAFYSEQPPFVTQVMNYDVKTVAPMNSVLEVAEAMSKTSPKNYPVVENGRLVGMVSRSRILKSLSENNKGDYFHH; via the coding sequence ATGCTTTCTCTATTTGTTGAAGACTGTATGGACGGTAACCCTCACGCCCTCTCGACATCAGCAACCGTGCGCGATGCTATTAATTTGTTTACCGCAGCACATATTCCCGGCGCACCCGTTATTGATGAAAACAAGCATTTGGTCGGCTACATCTCTGAGCAGGATTGCCTCAAAGAAATGCTGAATGATGCGTTCTACAGCGAACAGCCGCCATTTGTTACACAAGTGATGAACTACGATGTGAAAACCGTAGCGCCAATGAACAGTGTCTTGGAAGTCGCTGAAGCCATGAGTAAAACGTCACCCAAAAATTATCCCGTGGTTGAAAACGGTCGCCTGGTGGGTATGGTTTCGCGTTCGCGTATACTGAAATCGCTCTCTGAAAACAACAAAGGCGATTACTTCCATCACTAG
- a CDS encoding 23S rRNA (guanosine2251-2'-O)-methyltransferase: MTQDSKDYLARRKFFDKLLTIYGRKPCLEALSDPNVELFRLHLANSNKPAAILDDILHLAQQRGAEIQYHDKKALSRISRNAKQDQGVAADLVLKGFIEFDDFLKDFSAINQEFIALDRITNPQNLGMIIRSVCASPCAGLILPRKGCAKLDALVIKASAGTLFKTRVIRCEDLATCLQQFGKAGCRTIALTLDATTSVKNYKFGDAPSVFVLGNETEGLSNEVSEQCNTQLKIPMANGVESLNVAVTASLIAFRKVLTA; encoded by the coding sequence ATGACACAGGATTCAAAAGACTATCTCGCCCGTAGAAAATTTTTCGATAAGCTTCTCACAATCTATGGGCGCAAACCCTGTTTGGAAGCACTGAGCGACCCTAACGTCGAGCTTTTCCGCTTACACCTCGCCAACTCCAACAAACCGGCTGCCATTCTTGATGACATTCTCCACTTAGCACAGCAGCGCGGCGCTGAAATTCAGTATCACGATAAAAAAGCACTGTCACGTATCTCACGTAACGCCAAACAAGACCAGGGTGTCGCGGCCGATTTGGTGCTGAAGGGCTTTATTGAATTTGACGATTTTCTTAAGGACTTCTCAGCGATAAATCAGGAATTTATTGCACTCGACCGCATTACCAACCCCCAAAACCTCGGTATGATCATTCGCTCGGTTTGCGCTTCACCCTGCGCGGGGCTGATACTGCCGCGTAAAGGTTGTGCCAAGCTCGATGCATTGGTTATTAAAGCCAGTGCGGGTACGCTATTTAAAACACGCGTTATTCGCTGTGAAGACCTCGCCACTTGTCTCCAACAATTTGGCAAGGCAGGTTGTCGTACCATTGCACTCACCTTGGACGCCACAACCAGTGTGAAAAATTACAAATTTGGTGATGCACCATCGGTTTTTGTGTTGGGTAATGAGACCGAGGGTTTAAGTAATGAAGTGTCGGAACAGTGCAATACCCAGCTCAAAATACCCATGGCTAATGGCGTGGAATCGCTCAATGTAGCAGTTACAGCAAGTTTAATAGCCTTCAGAAAAGTTCTTACCGCGTAG
- a CDS encoding transmembrane secretion effector, which produces MFQALRLFLTAHGASAFALGIHQVLLAWLSIGIVGLSASHVGWVQASALLPNIVFMLIAGVWADKGKPARIMACAQGVLFLAYTFLALLVWLSALNFIWLVLYAAVVGSANAFLQPVREKIIGELSRHSLQVKITRASIVQFSLQSLGVLFASLSEQISLVMVCVIQMLFTAVAGLSLLQLHRTPAFAPIAEAESKGDGLITDFGKGVSAALAEPGVRQLILLISFNGFMHMGLFLVAIPVLARDIYDFNAVQYGFLQFSFVLGMLVAYVTIMRKPALQFPGRGALFSLLYTAIAGYGLSREPTFNGLYILMVFWGWIAGYSSTHCRMVLQSIARPEQKGRFVSLYQVALFGMAPLGALVTGYVIGFIPIATLFLTMSLCSVCVFLLLVVGGQLWSVEQAQN; this is translated from the coding sequence TTGTTTCAAGCATTGCGATTATTTCTCACTGCACACGGTGCAAGCGCATTTGCCCTGGGTATCCACCAGGTACTTCTGGCGTGGTTGTCGATTGGTATCGTCGGTTTGAGCGCCAGCCATGTGGGTTGGGTGCAGGCATCTGCGCTGCTGCCCAATATTGTTTTTATGTTGATCGCGGGAGTCTGGGCTGACAAAGGCAAACCTGCCAGAATTATGGCTTGTGCGCAGGGCGTTTTATTTTTAGCCTATACGTTTTTAGCGCTGCTTGTTTGGTTATCAGCATTAAATTTTATCTGGCTGGTTTTGTATGCGGCTGTAGTGGGAAGTGCCAATGCTTTCTTACAACCAGTGCGCGAGAAAATTATTGGGGAATTATCGCGACACAGTCTTCAGGTAAAAATAACCCGAGCGAGTATCGTGCAGTTCAGTTTGCAGAGCCTTGGGGTTTTATTCGCATCATTGTCAGAGCAGATCAGTCTTGTGATGGTGTGTGTCATACAAATGCTCTTTACAGCTGTCGCAGGCTTAAGTTTGCTTCAGTTGCACCGCACGCCGGCGTTCGCCCCCATTGCCGAAGCCGAAAGTAAAGGCGATGGTCTAATTACCGACTTCGGGAAGGGCGTTTCCGCGGCTCTGGCTGAGCCAGGGGTGCGACAACTTATTTTACTCATCAGCTTTAACGGCTTTATGCACATGGGTTTGTTTTTGGTGGCTATCCCTGTTTTGGCTCGCGATATCTACGACTTTAATGCTGTACAGTACGGCTTTCTTCAGTTTAGTTTCGTGTTGGGTATGCTTGTTGCCTACGTCACGATTATGCGCAAGCCCGCGTTACAATTTCCGGGGCGCGGTGCCTTATTTAGTTTGCTATATACTGCGATTGCAGGGTATGGCCTTTCACGAGAACCAACGTTTAATGGGCTATATATTCTCATGGTTTTTTGGGGCTGGATAGCCGGCTATTCTTCAACTCACTGTCGCATGGTGCTACAGTCCATTGCGCGACCCGAACAGAAGGGTCGGTTCGTGAGTTTGTATCAGGTTGCGCTGTTTGGTATGGCCCCTCTGGGCGCGCTGGTCACTGGCTACGTGATCGGTTTTATTCCCATTGCGACATTATTTCTCACTATGAGCCTGTGCAGTGTTTGTGTTTTTTTACTGTTAGTTGTGGGTGGGCAGTTATGGTCGGTCGAGCAAGCGCAAAATTAA
- a CDS encoding Amt family ammonium transporter: MKNLLRVLPFLALSGIAHADELNGGNTGWILTSTALVLFMTLPGLSLFYGGLVRTKNVLSVLMQCFAIACLASLAWLVMGYSLAFGEGNLLIGDLSNAFFAGIARDTLSGDIPESLFAMFQMTFAIITPALVVGAFAERMKFSSVLIFSLFWLLLVYAPVCHWVWGGGWLAQYGLLDFAGGTVVHITAGVAALVCALVIGNRRGFPETAMPPHNMTMTVTGAGMLWVGWFGFNAGSALAANGDAAMAMLVTHISAAAGSLAWMTMEWSKFGKPSVLGIVTGMVAGLGTITPASGYVGPAAALVIGLSAGVICFFATQFIKRTLIIDDSLDVFPVHGVGGIIGTLAAGVFCSPGLGIFSGFGFGGDNETIVAQLGVQALGVVAVAAYTAVVTYGVLKLTDMLTSGVRVDKDEETQGLDLVLHEETGYKY; the protein is encoded by the coding sequence ATGAAAAACCTCTTACGTGTTTTGCCTTTTCTGGCGCTTTCCGGCATTGCGCACGCCGATGAATTGAATGGCGGCAATACCGGCTGGATTTTAACATCTACAGCGTTGGTGTTATTTATGACCTTACCGGGGCTATCGCTTTTCTACGGTGGCTTAGTAAGAACCAAAAACGTACTCTCAGTACTTATGCAATGCTTCGCGATCGCGTGTTTGGCCTCGCTGGCTTGGTTAGTGATGGGTTATAGTCTGGCCTTTGGCGAAGGTAATTTATTGATAGGCGACTTAAGCAACGCCTTTTTTGCGGGCATCGCCAGAGATACGCTTTCTGGCGATATACCCGAGTCTCTGTTTGCTATGTTTCAGATGACTTTTGCAATTATTACCCCGGCACTTGTGGTCGGTGCGTTCGCAGAGCGAATGAAATTTTCCTCGGTGCTTATTTTCAGTTTGTTCTGGCTTTTGCTGGTGTATGCCCCAGTTTGCCACTGGGTTTGGGGCGGCGGTTGGCTGGCGCAATACGGGCTCTTGGATTTCGCAGGAGGAACCGTAGTGCATATTACGGCGGGCGTTGCTGCATTAGTGTGTGCGCTTGTCATCGGTAATCGCCGGGGGTTTCCGGAAACTGCCATGCCGCCGCACAATATGACTATGACGGTAACTGGAGCTGGTATGTTGTGGGTTGGCTGGTTTGGTTTTAATGCTGGTAGTGCCCTGGCTGCAAATGGCGATGCTGCAATGGCGATGCTGGTAACCCATATCTCGGCGGCGGCAGGTTCCCTGGCATGGATGACGATGGAATGGTCAAAGTTTGGCAAACCCAGTGTTTTGGGTATCGTTACAGGTATGGTTGCCGGTTTGGGTACTATTACGCCAGCGTCAGGCTATGTAGGGCCCGCCGCTGCTCTGGTGATCGGTTTAAGCGCAGGCGTTATTTGCTTCTTTGCGACACAATTTATAAAACGCACCCTGATTATTGATGATTCTCTGGACGTGTTTCCCGTGCATGGTGTTGGCGGCATTATTGGTACATTGGCCGCAGGTGTTTTTTGTTCCCCTGGCTTGGGCATTTTTTCCGGTTTTGGCTTTGGTGGAGACAACGAAACTATCGTGGCGCAATTAGGCGTGCAAGCGTTAGGCGTTGTGGCGGTGGCAGCATATACCGCCGTTGTTACTTATGGTGTACTCAAACTTACCGACATGCTCACCAGCGGTGTTCGCGTCGACAAAGACGAGGAAACTCAAGGGCTGGATTTGGTACTGCACGAAGAAACCGGATACAAGTATTAG
- a CDS encoding transglutaminase superfamily protein, translating to MTKITSRRKFFRTGSTIASGGATAGRFASEQVSRHTLGWIFVAQGVAILPLFFHLPHWLPVYWLCAIIIRVQVYRGVWPYPGSKIKLVLGLVGMAGLALSFGPRMGVEPMIGLLVLSFVLKLVEVRDRAGVLIILYIGFVAVGAQLLLQQTFYTSIYALFSSVILLAALQSVFRHRTISVLYQLRAAGILLLQSLPVMLILFLVMPRLGQLWAVPSMRGAGTTGFSDSMSPGDFSELIQSSEIVLRASFDGEVPPPQQRYWRGLVLENFDGRRWSRRGAPWMSLSMGGEDATRLHSRWQVESKSAQPINLNNTQNAELYRYTVLLEPHQYPWLFSIMLPLEAHSPSIDILSTEEFLLVSNKPIRTRTKYNVITLQEYKINAMKAALGELRRNILLPQGGNPLSRKLAESWLKEGQSQQQIVEKALQLYRDSFYYTLRAPELGENAVDDFLFVTQRGFCEHYSSSFVFLMRAAGIPARVVVGYLGGEFNREGNYLVVRQSDAHAWAEVWLPGEGWRRVDPTAAVSPARIDQSLLSALDREETNLVGGALLRLRGMAMIAQLRNKMEEWDYLWQMRVMGYDSDSQRSTLEKLLGGDAPWRIAVFFVGGIGTLLFIYYMMSLIRHRSIPVPPHQRILFDLLKRLEKHGVTRAPNETLATLAKRISESHPQLSLQLGAAAKTYNAIAYQQQVDRLDQFRKQTSLI from the coding sequence ATGACCAAAATAACGAGTAGGCGCAAATTTTTTCGTACAGGCTCTACAATTGCAAGTGGCGGTGCCACGGCGGGCCGCTTTGCCAGTGAACAGGTCAGTCGTCACACCTTGGGCTGGATCTTTGTGGCGCAGGGGGTAGCTATATTGCCGCTATTTTTCCATTTGCCACACTGGTTGCCGGTTTATTGGTTGTGCGCAATTATTATTCGCGTTCAGGTGTATCGCGGTGTTTGGCCTTATCCCGGTAGCAAAATTAAATTGGTGTTAGGCCTGGTGGGCATGGCAGGTTTGGCATTGAGCTTCGGCCCCCGAATGGGTGTGGAACCCATGATTGGCTTACTGGTGTTATCGTTTGTATTGAAGCTGGTAGAAGTGCGTGACAGGGCCGGGGTGCTGATTATTTTATATATTGGTTTTGTAGCTGTTGGTGCTCAGCTGCTGTTGCAACAAACATTTTACACGAGCATTTACGCCTTGTTTTCCAGTGTTATTCTACTTGCGGCGTTACAATCTGTATTTCGTCATCGCACCATTTCCGTTCTATATCAACTACGTGCGGCGGGTATTTTACTTTTGCAAAGTCTGCCCGTAATGTTAATCCTATTTTTGGTAATGCCAAGATTAGGGCAGTTGTGGGCGGTACCCAGTATGCGTGGCGCGGGCACCACCGGTTTTAGTGATTCCATGAGCCCTGGTGATTTCAGTGAACTGATTCAATCCAGCGAAATTGTGTTGCGGGCATCATTTGACGGCGAGGTTCCGCCGCCACAGCAGCGATATTGGCGCGGTTTGGTGTTGGAAAATTTTGACGGTAGACGTTGGTCGCGACGTGGCGCACCCTGGATGTCTTTGAGTATGGGCGGCGAAGATGCGACGCGCTTACACTCCCGTTGGCAGGTTGAATCGAAATCGGCTCAGCCCATTAATTTAAATAATACGCAAAATGCTGAGCTTTATCGCTACACGGTGTTGCTTGAGCCGCATCAGTATCCTTGGTTGTTTTCAATCATGTTACCGCTCGAAGCTCACTCACCATCAATCGATATTCTCTCGACAGAAGAATTTTTATTGGTCAGCAATAAACCGATTCGTACGCGCACCAAATACAACGTGATAACGCTCCAGGAATATAAAATTAATGCAATGAAGGCGGCGCTCGGGGAATTACGTCGCAATATTTTATTACCCCAAGGAGGTAATCCGCTTAGTAGGAAACTGGCTGAATCCTGGCTGAAGGAGGGGCAGTCGCAGCAGCAAATTGTTGAAAAGGCTTTGCAGCTTTATCGCGACAGTTTTTACTACACGCTACGCGCTCCAGAACTCGGCGAAAATGCCGTCGATGATTTTTTATTTGTAACTCAGCGCGGCTTTTGTGAACACTATTCATCAAGTTTTGTATTTTTAATGCGGGCTGCAGGAATTCCCGCGCGCGTAGTTGTGGGTTACTTGGGAGGCGAGTTTAATCGCGAAGGTAATTATCTGGTGGTTCGCCAATCCGATGCGCATGCCTGGGCTGAGGTGTGGCTTCCTGGTGAAGGGTGGCGACGCGTCGATCCCACTGCGGCGGTGAGTCCGGCACGTATTGATCAATCGCTGCTAAGCGCTCTAGATCGGGAGGAAACAAATTTGGTCGGAGGAGCGCTGTTGCGATTACGCGGTATGGCGATGATAGCGCAACTACGTAATAAAATGGAGGAGTGGGATTATCTCTGGCAAATGCGGGTTATGGGCTACGACAGTGATAGCCAGCGAAGCACATTGGAAAAATTGCTGGGTGGTGATGCGCCATGGCGTATTGCTGTATTCTTTGTAGGTGGTATTGGCACTTTATTGTTTATTTATTATATGATGAGCTTAATTCGGCATCGCTCTATACCCGTGCCGCCCCATCAGCGCATACTGTTTGATCTCCTAAAACGCCTTGAGAAACACGGTGTTACGCGTGCGCCAAATGAAACCCTGGCTACACTGGCTAAACGCATTTCCGAAAGCCATCCTCAGTTATCTCTGCAGCTCGGTGCAGCGGCAAAAACATACAACGCCATCGCCTACCAACAACAGGTGGATCGCCTGGATCAATTTCGCAAGCAGACGTCTCTTATCTGA
- a CDS encoding MoxR-like ATPase, translating into MKTHIENLFTSVSSVLLGKETQVKLAMTCLLARGHLLIEDLPGMGKTTLAQCLARALGLQYQRVQFTSDLLPADILGAAIFDRKVSEFKFLPGPIFSQVLLADEINRTTPKTQSALLEAMEERQVTVEGETRPLPEPFFVIATQNPLSQAGTYPLPESQLDRFLMRISLGYPNRETEQQLLKGSDPRNKLVEMEPVMSLQALQSIQSSVDAIKATDQLLDYLQRLVEFTRYDESFSYGISPRGAMAWLRAARAWALLHNREYLLPEDIQMVMPAVVGHRVRGVHSHSVTGRPEKARSLVDHLLTSVDVLASR; encoded by the coding sequence ATGAAAACACACATTGAGAACTTGTTTACGAGCGTGAGTTCGGTTTTGCTTGGTAAAGAAACCCAGGTAAAGCTCGCAATGACCTGTTTGCTTGCGAGAGGCCATTTACTGATTGAAGATCTGCCGGGCATGGGTAAAACGACCTTGGCGCAATGCCTGGCGCGGGCTCTTGGCTTGCAATACCAGCGTGTACAATTCACATCCGATCTTCTGCCCGCAGACATTTTAGGCGCGGCTATATTCGATCGAAAAGTGAGCGAATTTAAATTTCTACCGGGGCCCATTTTTTCGCAAGTATTATTGGCCGATGAGATAAACCGCACCACTCCTAAAACCCAGAGCGCATTGCTGGAGGCGATGGAGGAGAGGCAGGTGACTGTTGAGGGAGAAACACGACCGCTTCCCGAACCGTTTTTTGTTATCGCTACGCAAAACCCATTGAGCCAGGCGGGCACCTATCCGCTTCCTGAATCCCAGTTAGATCGTTTTTTAATGCGTATTTCGCTGGGCTACCCCAACCGTGAAACCGAACAACAGTTACTGAAAGGCAGCGACCCGCGCAATAAACTTGTGGAAATGGAACCGGTTATGTCGTTACAGGCGTTGCAGAGCATTCAATCCAGTGTTGATGCTATTAAAGCCACCGACCAGCTACTGGATTATTTGCAACGCTTGGTCGAGTTCACCCGTTATGATGAAAGTTTCAGCTACGGTATTTCGCCGCGGGGTGCTATGGCCTGGTTACGCGCAGCGCGCGCCTGGGCGTTGCTGCACAATCGTGAGTATTTACTGCCGGAAGATATTCAGATGGTAATGCCCGCGGTTGTAGGGCATCGAGTTCGCGGTGTCCATTCGCATTCGGTAACCGGGCGCCCGGAAAAAGCGCGTTCGCTGGTCGATCATTTACTTACCAGCGTGGATGTGCTGGCCTCCCGATGA
- a CDS encoding VanZ like protein, with the protein MTVGNSFQTLFTTRRIVGLLLLALLALFNTWLLFSYRLPGNSEFWLTLHESGHGLIFLLLSLSLCVLFHLFIFENSNRLLLATVFICIAFGGAVELVQSKVGRSASWSDFWLDLLGVCAGVSLYLSWLLRGAWRWVFLCLAVLLIGVDLYDPYKVLKAGRLRAVAFPVIADFDNPALNFFVHAGNTGKVSFVAAPEEWPENATQVAKLEQFPGAWPGLNITEVFPDWRNYKVLEFDIFNPQPESARFTLRVHDAHHDYQYSDRFNKTLKITQGLHHFEIPLEKIKQGPKHRANDMANIRGLMIYSYKLDKKRTLYVDNIQLR; encoded by the coding sequence ATGACTGTAGGGAATAGTTTTCAAACCCTATTTACAACGCGTCGCATAGTCGGATTGCTGCTGCTGGCGTTACTCGCACTTTTTAATACCTGGCTGCTGTTCTCTTACAGACTGCCTGGAAATTCAGAGTTTTGGCTCACGCTGCATGAATCTGGCCACGGACTTATTTTTTTGCTGTTGTCTTTGTCTCTTTGTGTTTTATTTCACCTGTTTATTTTTGAAAATTCCAATCGATTATTGCTGGCAACCGTATTCATTTGTATCGCGTTTGGTGGAGCCGTTGAACTGGTGCAGTCAAAAGTGGGCAGAAGCGCCAGCTGGAGCGATTTTTGGCTGGATCTGCTCGGCGTTTGCGCAGGCGTTTCTCTCTACCTGAGTTGGTTGTTACGGGGTGCTTGGCGGTGGGTGTTCCTATGTCTGGCAGTTCTGCTCATTGGCGTAGATCTCTACGACCCCTACAAAGTTTTGAAAGCTGGTAGATTGCGTGCCGTAGCCTTTCCAGTAATTGCCGATTTCGATAATCCGGCACTTAATTTTTTTGTTCACGCCGGAAATACTGGCAAAGTTAGTTTTGTGGCGGCACCCGAAGAATGGCCAGAAAATGCAACCCAGGTAGCCAAGTTAGAGCAATTTCCGGGTGCCTGGCCTGGTCTGAATATAACCGAAGTCTTTCCCGACTGGCGCAACTACAAGGTATTGGAGTTTGACATTTTCAATCCGCAGCCTGAATCAGCACGGTTCACCTTGCGGGTGCACGATGCTCATCACGATTATCAATATAGCGATCGCTTCAACAAAACGCTCAAAATTACCCAAGGTTTGCATCATTTCGAGATTCCGCTCGAAAAGATCAAACAGGGTCCGAAGCACCGCGCCAACGATATGGCCAACATTCGCGGATTAATGATCTATTCCTACAAACTTGATAAAAAACGCACACTCTACGTCGATAATATTCAACTTCGATAA